Proteins from a genomic interval of Diaphorobacter sp. HDW4A:
- a CDS encoding ABC-2 family transporter protein: MTWKNLARPYVAAFASRFLQMLQYRTAAWAGFATQCWWGGIKVMVLTAFYGGASAAVGVPMSLQHAITYTWLAQGLLALLPWMGDPEVAQAVRTGSIAYDRLRPVDAYVLWFVRTTGWIAARVLPRLALMLAFAAVVLPLAGMGQWGWQPPAGMLALLGFVISMLLALLLSAALVMLLNIAVVSALNERGINTLAVPVVIVLSGNLLPLTLMPDAWQMFLLVQPLAGVIDIPARIYFGQMAGVNMLVVLALQALWIALLVVFGRAVLARTMRRLEVQGG; encoded by the coding sequence ATGACTTGGAAGAACCTTGCCCGTCCCTACGTGGCCGCGTTCGCATCGCGCTTTCTACAGATGCTGCAGTACCGCACAGCCGCGTGGGCGGGCTTTGCCACGCAGTGCTGGTGGGGCGGCATCAAGGTCATGGTGCTCACGGCGTTCTATGGCGGTGCGAGTGCGGCGGTGGGTGTGCCCATGTCGCTGCAGCATGCCATCACCTACACCTGGCTGGCGCAAGGGCTGCTCGCCTTGCTTCCGTGGATGGGCGATCCCGAGGTCGCGCAGGCGGTGCGCACCGGGTCGATTGCGTATGACCGGCTGCGACCGGTCGATGCCTATGTGCTGTGGTTTGTGCGCACGACCGGCTGGATCGCGGCGCGCGTGCTGCCGCGTCTTGCGTTGATGCTCGCGTTTGCGGCCGTGGTGCTGCCGCTGGCAGGCATGGGGCAATGGGGCTGGCAGCCGCCCGCAGGCATGTTGGCGCTGCTCGGATTTGTCATTTCGATGCTGCTTGCGCTGCTTCTTTCCGCAGCGCTGGTCATGCTGCTCAACATCGCCGTGGTATCCGCGCTCAACGAACGCGGCATCAACACCTTGGCCGTGCCGGTGGTGATCGTACTGTCGGGCAATCTGCTGCCGCTCACGCTGATGCCCGATGCGTGGCAGATGTTTCTGCTGGTGCAGCCACTGGCGGGGGTAATCGATATTCCTGCGCGCATCTATTTCGGCCAGATGGCGGGCGTGAATATGCTCGTGGTGCTGGCGTTGCAGGCGCTGTGGATTGCGTTGCTGGTGGTCTTTGGTCGTGCGGTGCTTGCGCGTACGATGCGGCGGCTGGAAGTGCAGGGCGGGTGA
- a CDS encoding ABC transporter permease → MGSLRLFMRLAGASISGQARYPGSAVMLTFGQFLVTGIEVVAVWALFHRFGDVQGWRIGEVALFYGVVNCMFALADMLGRGFDVLGTEFLRTGAFDRLLLRPRSVAVQLMGHDVRVSRLGRFLQGVAVICFATVQMGIVWTPAHIVVALFALTGGIALFLGILVLQGTLSFWTVQSLEVANVLTYGGVEAAQYPLAIYARWFRSVLTFAVPLAAVAYYPVLTILGKADPLGAPDWVGTVSPLAGFAFLAVSLWVWRFGLRHYASTGS, encoded by the coding sequence ATGGGATCGTTGCGTCTGTTCATGCGATTGGCAGGCGCGTCGATCAGCGGGCAGGCGCGCTATCCCGGATCCGCCGTCATGCTGACGTTCGGCCAGTTCCTCGTCACCGGAATCGAAGTGGTTGCGGTCTGGGCGCTGTTTCATCGCTTCGGGGATGTGCAGGGCTGGCGCATCGGCGAGGTGGCGCTGTTCTATGGAGTGGTCAACTGCATGTTCGCACTGGCCGACATGCTGGGGCGCGGCTTTGATGTGCTGGGCACCGAGTTTCTGCGCACCGGCGCGTTCGATAGATTGCTGCTGCGCCCGCGCTCCGTGGCGGTGCAGCTCATGGGGCACGATGTGCGCGTCAGCCGACTCGGGCGCTTTCTGCAAGGGGTAGCGGTGATTTGTTTTGCGACCGTGCAGATGGGCATCGTCTGGACGCCGGCTCACATCGTGGTCGCGCTGTTCGCGCTGACGGGTGGCATCGCGCTGTTCCTCGGGATTCTCGTGCTTCAGGGCACGCTGTCGTTCTGGACCGTGCAAAGCCTCGAGGTGGCCAACGTGCTCACCTACGGCGGCGTCGAGGCCGCGCAGTACCCGCTCGCGATCTACGCGCGCTGGTTTCGGAGCGTGCTCACGTTTGCCGTGCCGCTCGCGGCGGTGGCGTACTACCCGGTGCTGACGATTCTCGGCAAGGCCGATCCGTTGGGCGCGCCGGACTGGGTGGGCACCGTCTCGCCACTGGCGGGTTTTGCGTTTCTCGCAGTCTCGCTGTGGGTGTGGCGATTCGGCTTGCGGCATTACGCGTCGACCGGGAGCTGA
- a CDS encoding carboxypeptidase-like regulatory domain-containing protein, with protein MNQSRALTAVTALSTTLMFLTACGGGSDGIDGAVWVNKGQVVDAGGTGINDVNVSVVLDKTYSATTDTSGNYELRLPKEYAYPTHFSGLATKQGIVPYPVFFTYESGKLSFINKTTTRAVQESDILFQSSMKVIHLGDSNYTGSSNSQFQFPNATGTVWSETATLSAAQSAKYTQLCISFFAKGIDDNSPNGQSTLSLSRNGQPGTYINQSIPPTQRDGSYSAINNCFSLQTFKAEDVIRVQLNSLPATSGDFDDFEFIAVTGVLK; from the coding sequence ATGAACCAATCCCGAGCGCTGACCGCAGTGACGGCCCTGTCCACCACCCTGATGTTTCTGACGGCCTGCGGAGGCGGCAGCGACGGCATCGACGGTGCCGTCTGGGTCAACAAGGGCCAGGTCGTCGACGCGGGCGGCACCGGAATCAATGACGTCAACGTGTCCGTCGTACTTGACAAGACCTACAGCGCCACCACAGACACCAGCGGCAACTATGAGCTCCGTCTACCGAAGGAATACGCGTACCCCACGCACTTCTCGGGCCTCGCCACCAAACAAGGCATCGTGCCCTATCCAGTGTTTTTCACCTACGAGAGCGGCAAACTCAGCTTCATCAACAAGACCACCACCCGCGCGGTGCAGGAGAGCGACATCCTTTTCCAGTCGTCCATGAAGGTCATCCACCTCGGCGACTCCAACTACACCGGAAGCAGCAACTCGCAGTTCCAGTTCCCCAACGCCACAGGAACCGTGTGGAGCGAAACAGCCACGCTCAGCGCCGCGCAAAGCGCCAAGTACACACAGCTGTGCATCAGCTTCTTCGCCAAAGGAATTGACGACAACTCGCCAAACGGGCAATCCACCCTGTCGCTCTCCAGAAACGGACAACCGGGCACCTACATCAACCAGTCGATCCCGCCCACCCAGCGCGATGGCTCGTACTCCGCGATCAACAACTGCTTCTCGCTGCAGACCTTCAAGGCTGAAGACGTCATCCGCGTGCAGTTGAACTCGCTGCCCGCCACCTCTGGTGACTTCGACGACTTCGAATTCATCGCGGTCACCGGCGTGCTCAAATGA
- a CDS encoding helix-turn-helix transcriptional regulator yields MRHKLAPPEQLTSQLYEGTLTDEGWSDALRSISSVTQSPMASIVVFNKQTATNAIRETVGMASEVMDVYNSHYHQFDEAVPFAESIPLGGWYLDQRDLGEQKIRQSAYYQDFVLRNDVSTVLCNRLVSTDTTEAFLSFQRRLRQPHYTSDDLSNFSRFVPHVQRAVRIRMHMQQLTEKAGLASLVLDQLHVALVVLDEQSCILMTNAEAERLMQRRPQLAVRQGCLQPAGLRAGHFTQLLRSACGKQGPALAGGVVLPTAQEQAPLQILVLPLPARMQQFNRWSRPLALALLSEPHSVHLEHQYLLQQLYGLTPAESRVALALNQGEVPKQIAQRTGATAGTVRIQIKSIFAKTGVNRQADLIRLMSVLNLPRLDAR; encoded by the coding sequence ATGCGCCACAAGCTTGCACCGCCAGAACAGCTGACCTCACAGCTCTATGAGGGCACCCTCACCGACGAAGGGTGGAGCGATGCGCTTCGCAGCATTTCGAGCGTCACGCAGAGCCCGATGGCATCCATCGTGGTATTCAACAAACAGACGGCCACGAACGCCATCCGCGAAACGGTCGGCATGGCGTCCGAGGTCATGGACGTCTACAACAGCCACTACCACCAGTTCGACGAAGCTGTTCCATTCGCCGAATCCATTCCTTTGGGAGGCTGGTATCTGGATCAGCGAGATCTGGGTGAACAAAAAATTCGCCAAAGTGCGTACTATCAGGATTTTGTGCTCCGCAACGACGTCTCCACCGTGCTCTGCAATCGTCTGGTGAGCACGGACACCACCGAAGCTTTTCTGTCATTTCAACGACGCTTGCGCCAGCCGCACTACACATCAGACGATCTTTCGAACTTCAGCCGCTTTGTGCCGCATGTCCAGCGAGCCGTGCGCATCCGCATGCACATGCAGCAGCTCACGGAGAAGGCCGGACTCGCGTCCCTGGTGCTCGATCAACTGCATGTTGCCCTTGTGGTTCTGGATGAACAGAGCTGCATCCTCATGACCAATGCCGAAGCCGAGCGCCTGATGCAGCGCCGCCCGCAGCTCGCCGTAAGGCAAGGCTGCCTGCAGCCCGCAGGTTTGCGTGCCGGGCATTTCACACAGCTTCTGCGCTCAGCCTGCGGAAAACAAGGCCCCGCGCTCGCAGGCGGCGTCGTGCTCCCCACCGCGCAGGAACAGGCACCACTACAGATTCTCGTGCTGCCGTTGCCCGCTCGAATGCAGCAGTTCAACCGCTGGTCACGCCCACTTGCTCTCGCGCTGCTGAGCGAGCCGCACTCGGTGCATCTCGAACACCAGTACCTGCTGCAACAGCTCTACGGCCTCACGCCCGCCGAGTCACGCGTCGCGCTAGCGCTCAATCAGGGCGAGGTGCCCAAGCAGATCGCGCAGCGCACCGGAGCCACCGCAGGCACCGTGCGTATCCAGATCAAATCCATCTTCGCAAAGACCGGCGTGAACCGGCAGGCCGATCTGATCCGCCTGATGTCGGTGCTCAACCTGCCTCGGCTCGACGCGCGCTGA
- a CDS encoding DUF1272 domain-containing protein translates to MLQLRPGCECCDKDLPPNSPDARICSFECTFCRDCAEGVLQSKCPNCGGELVPRPRRPPDKLAKSPASTERVFKPQGCAPQAN, encoded by the coding sequence ATGCTTCAACTGCGCCCCGGCTGCGAATGCTGCGACAAGGACCTGCCACCCAACTCGCCCGACGCCCGCATCTGCTCGTTCGAATGCACCTTCTGCCGCGACTGCGCGGAAGGTGTGTTGCAATCCAAGTGTCCGAACTGCGGCGGCGAACTGGTCCCAAGGCCACGCCGTCCGCCAGATAAATTGGCGAAATCTCCTGCATCGACGGAGCGGGTTTTCAAGCCGCAGGGTTGTGCACCTCAAGCGAATTGA
- a CDS encoding translocation/assembly module TamB domain-containing protein, with protein MVETALNDSAPSPESNPSSPTPRSPRAPKPARRWLRGIGWLLLTLLLVIVTALSTVWWWSGRDDSLANTLQRVARFLPEGQTLEAREVTGSVRGGGNIGALQWQSPTMSVQMKNAQIGWSLQPLLSRTLKLGEMHIEELRIKSTPDLDAPKEPTKPLEQLTLPIKIDLPFQVDRIIWEGPPETTIDGLTGHYAYDGAAHQLAVNKVNYADGTYEAQLKLQGASPMQLEAKLKGDLQVPNPMAKDDSAIAVTASIDANGTLATEAAQIEVKALASAAPQSSSGHNASNGAKKPSAEPMHADVQANIRPWQSMPLHSALASLKNVDIAAFWAEGPRTLLSGDLKAGPVISDNAPAAGEQWQLQARFDNTMRGPWDKKRLPLDAIDADVLYTGQQWQIKQAHIDVAKGRIAADGYFEPETKVFEGNAKVEQLNPADLYSTLDAAPLQGTLSAKADAAQKVAFAADLKAAGPAPRVGSKALRIQTLAAKGEWLQPVLTLSNVKIEALQAAINASAVQYNVEQQDGQARLKAEVPGAVLQADGQMSPKTGKGKANLQINSAPMLLAWANTLPGVKDPLAGAKLDGKAQLQLDWNGGWGNLLKRLQTATGQPMPDSGLQLKADLRGEQLRYLPAGTSADQAIVVPKLALSVQGSPEKADITLQTAAQRAAQGVQLDTALQAGLATERGAAALDWNASLQRLQAELNPGKDKPSPWNVKLQSNTPVRIAQQTGSTRGNKVVLSTSYTATAGGLLITPPALKQRRANAEPLTPVTLAWDNTSATKGGDGNWSLRSAGRLQGIPIAWVDALSMGEGEPPLEAAGLSGDLSFNGKWDIDTTGPELKALLTIERAAGDLRLAVDDGGSGTTVIRTTGPSAGNQSTTHKVTGAGMRARIKDARLDVRAQGSQVNAKLLWDSERAGQMTADLNTQLTHTDGQWTLAEKAPLSGKVHAALPDIGIWALFAPPGWRVRGTLQADATISGDRSNPQWQGTISADDLSVLSVLDGIDLQQGVLHAKLQGTRLDITDLRIRGGKGSSARILGYSGNLTNAPADGGELTGSGFAHWIAPAGEGQAGNLAMDLQAKANHLQVLVRADRQVSISGTLGAKLDNGQFTLRGDLTTDRATIILPEESAPSLDKDVVVHTAASRKAAEEEARKQKIATEKANAKAETRKVPDILVKLNLGEDFALQGFGITTRLQGALEIKGATVAGGPPRITGEIHTEQGRYRAWGQSLDVETGLIRFNGPYNNPSLDILAIRPNITQRAGVQVLGSAMAPRVSLYSDPDLPDAEKLSWVVMGRDPAQGGASSAVLQQAALALLAGGNSGSGKIASNLGLDEVGFKGPTEGSDASGAALTMGKRISEKLYVTYEQSLSGAMGTIYIFYDLARNLTVRGQTGMTSAVDLIYTIKKD; from the coding sequence ATGGTGGAAACTGCTTTGAACGATTCGGCACCATCGCCTGAATCCAACCCCTCGTCTCCCACGCCCCGCTCACCGCGCGCGCCGAAACCCGCCCGCCGCTGGCTGCGTGGCATCGGCTGGCTGCTGCTCACCCTGCTGCTGGTGATCGTCACTGCGCTCAGCACCGTCTGGTGGTGGAGCGGCCGCGACGACTCGCTCGCCAACACACTGCAGCGCGTGGCACGCTTTCTCCCCGAAGGCCAGACGCTGGAGGCCCGCGAGGTCACCGGCTCGGTGCGCGGCGGCGGCAATATCGGCGCTCTGCAATGGCAAAGCCCGACCATGTCAGTGCAAATGAAAAACGCCCAGATCGGCTGGAGCCTGCAGCCGCTGCTCTCGCGCACGCTCAAGCTCGGCGAGATGCACATCGAGGAGCTGCGCATCAAAAGCACGCCCGACCTCGACGCGCCCAAGGAGCCCACCAAGCCGCTCGAACAGCTCACGCTACCGATCAAGATCGACCTGCCCTTTCAGGTCGACCGCATCATCTGGGAAGGCCCGCCCGAGACCACCATCGACGGCCTGACCGGCCACTACGCCTATGACGGCGCGGCCCATCAGCTCGCGGTGAACAAGGTGAACTACGCCGACGGAACGTACGAGGCGCAATTGAAGCTGCAGGGCGCCAGCCCCATGCAGCTCGAAGCCAAACTCAAGGGCGATCTGCAAGTGCCCAACCCGATGGCCAAGGACGACTCGGCCATCGCCGTGACCGCGAGCATCGATGCCAACGGCACCCTCGCCACCGAGGCCGCGCAGATCGAGGTGAAGGCGCTCGCCAGCGCTGCACCGCAGTCAAGTTCCGGCCACAACGCAAGCAACGGTGCGAAGAAACCATCTGCCGAACCCATGCACGCCGACGTGCAAGCCAACATCCGGCCATGGCAATCCATGCCGCTGCACTCCGCCCTCGCCTCGCTCAAGAACGTCGACATCGCCGCCTTCTGGGCCGAAGGCCCGCGCACCTTGCTGAGCGGCGATCTCAAGGCAGGCCCGGTCATAAGCGACAACGCGCCCGCCGCCGGCGAGCAATGGCAGTTGCAGGCCCGCTTCGACAACACCATGCGCGGCCCGTGGGACAAGAAGCGCCTGCCGCTCGATGCCATCGACGCCGATGTGCTCTACACCGGCCAGCAGTGGCAAATCAAGCAGGCGCACATCGATGTCGCCAAGGGTCGCATCGCGGCCGACGGCTACTTCGAGCCCGAGACCAAGGTCTTCGAAGGCAACGCCAAGGTCGAGCAGCTCAACCCCGCCGATCTCTACAGCACGCTGGACGCCGCACCGCTGCAGGGCACGTTGAGCGCCAAAGCTGATGCGGCGCAGAAAGTGGCCTTCGCTGCCGATCTGAAAGCCGCTGGCCCCGCGCCGCGCGTAGGCAGCAAGGCCCTGCGCATCCAGACACTCGCCGCCAAGGGCGAATGGCTGCAGCCGGTACTCACGCTATCGAACGTGAAGATCGAGGCGCTGCAAGCAGCCATCAACGCGAGCGCCGTCCAATACAACGTCGAGCAGCAGGATGGGCAGGCCCGGCTCAAGGCCGAAGTGCCGGGCGCCGTGTTGCAGGCCGATGGCCAGATGAGCCCCAAAACCGGCAAGGGCAAGGCGAATCTGCAGATCAACTCCGCGCCCATGCTCCTCGCCTGGGCCAACACCCTGCCCGGCGTGAAAGACCCGCTCGCCGGAGCCAAGCTCGATGGCAAGGCACAACTGCAACTCGACTGGAATGGAGGCTGGGGCAATCTGCTCAAGCGCCTGCAGACTGCCACTGGCCAACCAATGCCCGACAGTGGCCTGCAGCTCAAGGCCGACCTGCGCGGCGAACAGCTGCGCTACCTGCCCGCAGGCACGTCTGCCGATCAGGCCATCGTGGTGCCAAAGCTCGCCCTCAGCGTGCAAGGCAGCCCTGAAAAAGCCGACATCACGCTGCAGACTGCCGCTCAGCGCGCCGCACAGGGGGTACAGCTCGACACCGCGTTGCAGGCCGGTCTTGCGACAGAGCGCGGCGCAGCGGCGCTGGACTGGAACGCCAGCCTCCAGCGCCTGCAGGCCGAGCTCAACCCCGGCAAGGACAAGCCCAGCCCCTGGAACGTGAAGCTGCAATCGAACACACCTGTGCGCATCGCCCAGCAGACCGGCAGCACGCGCGGCAACAAGGTCGTGCTCTCCACCAGCTACACGGCAACGGCGGGCGGCTTGCTGATCACGCCCCCCGCGCTCAAGCAGCGCCGCGCCAATGCCGAGCCACTTACCCCCGTCACGCTCGCATGGGACAACACCAGCGCCACCAAGGGCGGCGACGGCAACTGGTCGCTGCGCAGCGCCGGTCGCCTGCAAGGCATTCCGATTGCGTGGGTTGATGCCCTCAGCATGGGCGAAGGCGAGCCACCGCTGGAAGCAGCGGGACTGAGCGGTGATCTGAGCTTCAACGGCAAATGGGACATCGACACCACCGGTCCCGAGCTCAAGGCGCTGCTGACCATCGAACGCGCTGCGGGCGATCTGCGCCTCGCCGTGGACGATGGTGGCAGCGGCACCACCGTGATCCGCACCACGGGTCCGAGCGCCGGCAACCAGTCCACCACACACAAGGTCACCGGCGCGGGCATGCGCGCGCGCATCAAGGACGCGCGCCTCGACGTGCGCGCCCAGGGCAGCCAGGTCAACGCCAAGCTGCTGTGGGACAGCGAACGCGCGGGCCAGATGACGGCCGACCTCAACACCCAGCTCACGCACACCGACGGCCAATGGACGCTCGCCGAAAAAGCACCGCTGTCCGGCAAGGTCCATGCCGCATTGCCCGACATCGGCATCTGGGCGCTGTTCGCACCGCCCGGCTGGCGGGTGCGCGGCACGCTGCAGGCCGATGCGACCATCAGCGGCGACCGCTCCAATCCGCAATGGCAGGGCACGATCAGCGCTGATGACCTGAGCGTGCTGTCCGTGCTCGACGGCATCGACCTGCAGCAGGGCGTGCTGCATGCCAAGCTGCAGGGCACGCGCCTCGATATCACCGATCTACGAATCAGAGGCGGCAAGGGCAGCAGCGCGCGCATCCTCGGCTACAGCGGCAACCTCACCAACGCGCCCGCCGATGGCGGCGAGCTCACCGGCAGCGGCTTCGCGCACTGGATCGCTCCTGCTGGTGAAGGCCAGGCAGGCAACCTCGCGATGGACCTGCAGGCCAAAGCCAACCATCTGCAGGTGCTGGTGCGCGCCGACCGCCAAGTCAGCATCTCGGGCACGCTCGGCGCCAAGCTCGACAACGGCCAGTTCACGCTGCGCGGCGACCTCACGACCGACCGCGCCACCATCATCCTTCCGGAAGAGTCGGCACCTTCGCTCGACAAGGATGTGGTCGTGCACACCGCAGCATCGCGCAAGGCCGCCGAGGAAGAAGCGCGCAAGCAGAAGATCGCCACCGAAAAAGCCAACGCCAAGGCCGAGACCCGCAAGGTGCCCGACATCCTCGTCAAGCTCAACCTCGGCGAAGATTTCGCGCTGCAGGGCTTCGGCATCACCACGCGGCTGCAGGGCGCGCTCGAGATCAAGGGCGCGACCGTTGCCGGAGGCCCACCGCGCATCACCGGCGAGATCCACACCGAGCAGGGCCGCTACCGTGCGTGGGGCCAGTCGCTCGATGTGGAAACCGGCCTGATCCGCTTCAACGGCCCCTACAACAACCCGTCGCTCGACATCCTCGCGATCCGCCCCAACATCACGCAGCGCGCGGGCGTGCAGGTGCTCGGCTCGGCCATGGCGCCGCGCGTGAGCCTGTACTCGGACCCCGACCTGCCCGATGCCGAAAAGCTCTCCTGGGTCGTCATGGGGCGCGACCCCGCACAGGGCGGCGCAAGCAGCGCGGTGCTCCAGCAGGCGGCGCTCGCGCTGCTGGCCGGCGGCAACAGCGGCAGCGGCAAGATCGCCAGCAACCTCGGCCTCGACGAAGTCGGTTTCAAGGGTCCCACCGAAGGCTCGGACGCCTCGGGTGCGGCCCTCACCATGGGCAAGCGGATTTCCGAGAAGCTCTACGTCACCTACGAGCAAAGCCTCTCGGGTGCGATGGGCACGATCTACATCTTCTACGACCTCGCCCGCAACCTCACCGTGCGCGGCCAGACTGGAATGACCAGCGCTGTCGATCTGATCTATACCATTAAAAAGGATTGA
- a CDS encoding autotransporter assembly complex family protein gives MFSKKEDSSGDPSAAAQSGKPAFTLEVEAPKEVRELLEKHLELKRFQYQPDLQRRELTRLLGATDANVRDLIGTLGYFSPTVTVEVKETPDSKDAPRQVTVNVDPGPETVIKQSDVRFSGTTANAPDGLAQRESIQRGWPLKTGERFTQSAWSGAKSGGLKELQARRYPTARIDTSLADVDADKNEAKVSVTYDPGAAYTFGPLVIEGTERYDAIGLARVARLPEGQVYDQGVMLDTQQRLVSSGYFDSVFLALADTPQTAPGDSEQKVDDARAAQGAEVTSPVTAKVREAKLQKWVFGVGLSTDTGPRLSIDHIHNKVPGLGWRAVSKIQLDRKNPLLSTQLTALPGEDYWRNFVSAKLERQPVGDFNVNSAQLRAGRTKSEEHIDRTYYLQYDWAKTQGTGAPPASSSLLANYGWTGRYFDNVLSPRSGYGFAWEAGVGTTLTPQRTPFTRLTGRWLTLMPIGKIDEETQRRNRLQLRAWGGAISAKKDADLPMTLMFLAGGDNSIRGYGYQSIGAKTDNGKVIGGRYLAAGSVEWQRPISIRGNTQDFEQAVFIDAGAVGDDANKLYARVGVGTGIRWRSPVGPLQADIAYGLQEQQLRLHLRLGFTF, from the coding sequence ATGTTCTCCAAAAAGGAGGACAGCAGCGGTGATCCTTCGGCGGCAGCCCAGTCCGGCAAGCCCGCCTTCACACTCGAAGTGGAGGCCCCCAAGGAAGTACGCGAGCTGCTGGAAAAGCACCTCGAACTCAAGCGCTTCCAATACCAGCCTGATCTTCAGCGCCGCGAGCTCACGCGGCTGCTTGGCGCCACCGACGCCAACGTGCGCGACCTGATCGGCACGCTCGGCTACTTCAGTCCCACAGTGACCGTCGAGGTCAAGGAAACGCCGGACTCCAAGGACGCGCCGCGCCAGGTCACAGTGAACGTCGATCCCGGCCCCGAAACTGTCATCAAACAAAGCGACGTGCGCTTCAGCGGCACGACTGCCAACGCCCCCGATGGTCTGGCACAGCGCGAATCCATACAGCGCGGCTGGCCGCTCAAGACCGGCGAGCGATTCACCCAATCGGCATGGAGCGGCGCCAAGAGCGGCGGCCTCAAGGAGCTTCAGGCCAGGCGCTATCCCACCGCGCGCATCGACACCAGCCTGGCCGATGTGGATGCCGACAAGAACGAGGCCAAGGTCAGCGTTACCTACGACCCCGGCGCGGCCTACACTTTCGGGCCGCTGGTCATCGAAGGCACGGAGCGCTACGACGCGATTGGCCTCGCGCGCGTCGCACGCCTGCCCGAGGGGCAGGTCTACGATCAGGGCGTGATGCTCGACACGCAGCAGCGCCTCGTCTCCAGCGGCTATTTCGATTCGGTGTTCCTCGCGCTGGCCGACACGCCGCAGACGGCCCCAGGCGACTCCGAACAGAAGGTGGACGATGCTCGTGCCGCGCAGGGGGCCGAGGTCACCTCGCCGGTCACCGCCAAGGTGCGTGAGGCCAAGTTGCAGAAATGGGTGTTCGGCGTGGGCCTGAGCACCGACACAGGCCCGCGACTGTCCATCGACCACATCCACAACAAGGTGCCGGGCCTCGGCTGGCGTGCGGTGAGCAAGATCCAGCTTGATCGCAAGAATCCGCTGCTTTCCACGCAGCTCACCGCGCTGCCCGGCGAGGACTACTGGCGCAACTTCGTGAGCGCCAAGCTCGAACGCCAGCCCGTGGGCGACTTCAACGTGAACAGTGCGCAGCTGCGCGCCGGCCGCACCAAGTCGGAAGAGCACATCGACCGCACCTACTATCTACAGTACGACTGGGCCAAGACTCAGGGCACGGGCGCGCCACCGGCCAGCTCCTCGCTGCTGGCCAACTATGGCTGGACCGGTCGCTACTTCGACAACGTGCTCTCGCCGCGCTCGGGCTACGGCTTCGCGTGGGAGGCCGGCGTCGGCACCACACTTACCCCGCAACGCACCCCGTTCACGCGCCTCACCGGCCGCTGGCTCACGCTCATGCCGATCGGCAAGATCGACGAAGAGACCCAGCGCCGCAACCGCCTGCAGCTGCGCGCTTGGGGCGGCGCGATCAGCGCGAAGAAGGATGCCGATCTGCCGATGACACTGATGTTCCTCGCCGGTGGCGACAACTCGATCCGTGGCTACGGCTACCAGTCCATCGGAGCCAAGACCGACAACGGCAAGGTCATCGGCGGGCGCTACCTCGCCGCGGGCAGCGTTGAATGGCAGCGCCCCATCTCGATTCGCGGCAACACGCAGGACTTCGAACAGGCCGTCTTCATCGACGCCGGCGCGGTCGGCGATGACGCCAATAAACTCTATGCACGCGTCGGCGTCGGCACCGGCATCCGCTGGCGCAGCCCCGTCGGCCCCTTGCAGGCGGACATCGCCTACGGTCTGCAGGAGCAACAACTGCGCCTGCATTTGCGTCTCGGCTTTACGTTCTGA